The window tccccGATTTTTCTTCGCTTCAACGTTCCTCcttctatacatatatcttttatccGCGTCTTCGTGTTTTTACGTTTTTTATTATACTTTTGTTGCGATTTTTGCCCCGACTCACTTGCACAAGCACGCTCACGTTCCATTCGTTCGTTTCTGTTGCTCTTATTATCGCTTGTTTTTTTTTGTGTTTGTTCCTGGTCGATTTCATGCACGcatactctttctctctctcccttgcGCTCtatgtttctctttttctctcgcaTTCGTACGctcgtctttttttttctttccctaCGCGCACATACACAAGATGATAACGTTTCTTTTTTACGATTATTATACCTTACACATgttacaataatattaattacttgtaataatattcaataattataGTAGAGTAGATGATCGATGAATGAGGTGGAGTACTGTACAGGATGCGCGATTTCCATGATTATCACATGTAAGATAGATTATTCAATTTTTTCTGTAACATTCAATCCTCCTCTCCTTCTTCCACTTCTTTTCCTCGCCATTACTGCtgcccttttcttcttcttgtttcctttattaTAAAGGGGCATCGACACGCTATCTCTCAAGATCGTCTAGACCAGATAGCTCTCCTTCTTGTTTGCTGTTGTTCTCACAGTTTTGTCGATAAGGTGGTAAGGTGTAGGTAGATGGGTAGGTAAGCTTCCGTTTTTAGGTATAGAGATGAATCTCAAAGAAGCACGCAACTCTCCGTGTTTCCCCCGTTCCCGGTGGCAACACACATCGAGATATCACTTTCTCGAGTGTGCTTCGTGACTCGATCCACCCATCATCGTCCACGGTCCATAGATCGCGACACGTACTGCCGGAGAGCGCGGAAACAAAGAAAACAGACAGCGTCCTCCCATGCACTTTGCACTCCCAAATTCGTTCCCCGTCTTTCTGATCGCGTAGACACgcctattacattatatatcaAGTGTCCGCGAAACTGGTTCAGAACGTTTCGCGTTTTGCCACCTGGCCACCGTATTCTCCCTTTCCGTGTGTCTCGCGcaattcatttttcttttcttttaattcgatagtttaatagtttaaattaataaattatttggtTTATCACGCGCTGCTGAGCGTCCTGGCACTTTTCCATGGTTCGTGTCTCGGGAGGGGAGCGGCGCATGGCGCGCGCGACACCAACTATACACCACCATTGTtgtaccaaaaaaaaaaaaaaagaattcgtCGCGACGAAACACACCGTCCATCCGTGACGTCGCTTCGTTTAATAGGTGGGCTGCGCTGCTCCGTAAGCGCCGTAACTGCGTTACCGCGGGACTTGGCTGGTAGAGTGTGGAGGAGGGGGGCAAACAACGACCCGTCATCCGTCACGAACAACAAGACACGTTCATGCGACCCCATGAGACCACTACGCTTCAAGAGACAACGCCTTGCACGGGCCTACCAACGGCCTGGGCGATGGGGACGGTGATTTCTTCGACAAATTCAACGGTTGTTGGCTGTCCGCGATGTCCACCTGTAGCTCCATCATATTGCTCGGGCAGCCGGACAGGACGAGCGTCGCTGCCGTACTCGAGGCAGGCCGTGGACTCGTGCTCGTACTACTCGTCGCCGCCGCGGATAAGTACCTTGGCGACGAGGCCGGCGAGTTCCCGACCATGAGGTAGTCCGAGGAAgactgttgctgttgctgttgttgttgttgttgctgctgccgAGCGCCCGTCGTCGTTGTAATGACGGACGTAGCGGGCCATCTGGTTGTCGAGTAGCTGCTGGTAGCGCACTGTAGCAGCCCTTGAGATCCTTGGGGTGAACGGGCGGTGATCGTGGTCGTGGAGGCGCACTGCTCCGCCGGCGAGGGCGATGCAGTTGGCGACCTGGGACTCGCCTCTCCGCGCATGATATAGTTGTGAATGATGTCCGTGCGTTTCAGTTGCTCGGCCGTCATTCGTGGACCCTCCATCAGGCTTCTTGCTAGCGTCGAGTGCGTGCTGCTCAATAGACTGGCCGTTTGAGGACATTGAGCTTGTACTTGATTCGACGGACTTCGAGCCGGTGGCGAGGTTAGGTGAAGATGAAGCTGCGACTGCGTGTGCTGCACGATCACTGCTGGCTCAGCTTCTGCACTATCTTTCTGGCGTAGCGCGCGGAACTTTTTGTGAGGCTTGTACGCCTCGTCCATCAGAGAATTAGTATCGTACAACGGAGGTGCTTGAAGTACTCGTTTCAGCACGGGCATGTCTTCAACTTCTTTGTCCTCGGAACGGGGACTGGAGCAGACGGAGGTCGGTGCACTACTGGCACTGCTGCTTGCTGGTTTGTCTGGCTTTTCAGTGCCTGATTCGATACCGCTGTCGCTTGGAGAGTCTAGCTTACGGAATCGTGGACACTGAGGTGGCTGAGGCGTCTTCGAGAGAGAGGCACGATGTAGTTCATCGTCGCCGGAACTCGTACTTCCTGAGTTCGCTCGTCGACGATGAGGACAGAGACCGCCAGCTAGGGTAGCAGCTAGAAGAGGAGCGCTGGACGCGTGGTGACCACTTGGAGGAGCTACGTGATGGTACTCCGTTAGAGAAGCGACTTCCGCGCTTTCGGTGCTCGACACGCTGCCTAGGGGACTTTTCACGGCCTCGTCTAGAGTTACATCCGAGGCTGAACCCCAAGATGCAGGTGGTTCCTCCTCCATGGGCCAATGTTGTTGCTGCGGTTGCTGAGCGTTGATCACGTGCTGCgtttgctgttgctgttgttggtGCTGTTGTTGAGCTTGCATTTGCTGTTGCTGCTCGGTCATTTTAAAGGCCAACAATTTCTCCGAGTGGAGAGTGTTCAGAGTTCTCAAGTCTGGGATCTTTTTCAGCAGTTCTCTCAAGATATCCGGATGTTGAGGGTGGTTCTGTGCCAGGACAGTTTGAAGAGCGTTCCGTAGTTTATTGTGCATGCGCTCGACCAGCTCTGTGTTGCGTAATCCTGGTCTATCCGCGGCGATCACTACTACCGAGCAGAACAGTCCCAGCTCCGCGTCCGATAGCCGCAAGGAGTTCACCCTCTCGGCGAAATCGAACATCGAGTCCATGAGAAATCGAGCGTTACTGCTATTATGGATCGATTCCCGTTTGAGCACCTGTCCATTCAGACAGATCATGCTGTTCGTTTGAGCGTCGAACATGCAGGCCAGCCGTACTAACAACACTTCGAACACGCCGGCCTTCAACAGCGTGACCTGATCGTCCTGTGCCAATAGGCTAAAGCCAGGAATGCGTTTCGCGAACTCCACCACACCACGTATCGCCGGTGAGAACCTCTTCGAGAAGTCTTGCAACAATTCTTGCTGCCCAGTCAACGGTTGAGGATTGGGGTTTAGGGGGCATGCCTGCAACCGTGAACAAATACCGATTCTAGATTAGAATCTCGAAAATTATTATACGTATAGAAAAGTCGTAAGTGTCTCGAGCACGATTGGAAAAAGCTTAACTTCCTCGTTCAGTCGAGGACGACTGGTTTGATTTCCGCGTAGCATGGACTGTGTCTCGGACGATCCAAGGTCCGTTTGCTATTGACGTAAGCggtaataaaaatgattcgtCCGAAATGCAAAGTCTCGAAAGCGaacgaacaaaaaaaaaaaaagaaaaaaaaacgataataaaaaaagTACAAAAAGCAAGAGAGCAAGAGTGAAATAAATGTCAGAAAACGGGTTTACGAGGGAACAACGTATATATACTCACCAAGGTCGGTGGACACGCGGTATAGTTAGGCGTCTCTCGAGCTCTGACCAGGATCGGAGCTACCTTGTCCCTGGTAAAGTCGCATGTGTCGAGGTGAGCTTGCACAACGGTGGCCAGGAGACGTTGCTCGTCCTCTAGCTCGGCCGCTACTGCCTTCTCTTGAGAACGGCTGTGGGAGCTTTGCTGCATAGCAGCCAGAATCCTGGCCTTCTCGCGCTTGGGCACACGGCCGAATCGCACCGCTATAACCAGAAACAACACGAATGGCCAACGATTAGACACCGACGAGAATCAACGAGACGAACGAGACGGTTCGGTTTGGTCAGTGGTAAGCAGAAGGAAGGACACGTCGATGAATAGTTAATGCGATCAATGAATGAATCATGCAACGGACACGGCGTGTCGGGCTGCGTCCCGCGGCCTTCGAGCGCTTCTGACACGCGCGCAATTACGAGGAAAACTGGTACGCGTCTCATTTCATGAAACACCCTCGCGTTTTCTTATTAATACTCGTTCAACGTCAAGGGAAGCACCACTGGTTCATAAAATAACCTTTGATTTATTTTATGTGcttctgtatatttttacattttttctttttttttttatttttgtattacgTATCACCGCACCAGATATATAGTTAAGGCTAGCACATGTTTCGCATATTATATTTCAGACAGGTGGATAAATGTCCTAATGCGTACACACGATCTGCACTAggtatagaaaaaaaaaaaaaaagaatcgagaGGGGAAAGCGCACGACTTTCTCGCGCGCGAGAAACGAAAGTGGCGGTTGCCTTGGCCTTGCGCTACGAATCCTTCCTCCGTTAGAAAGTCACGAGAACGGGTCGACGGGTGGAGGGTCGTGAAAGGGAAACAACGATATTTCGATAACActcttttgttaaaaaaaaaaaaaaacgtctcTTCTAGAACACCTACGTGCATTGTGATAGTTGACAACTCCGTTGAGGATTCCTTTCAGTATAGGTAACTCGTCTCCCATGACGGTCGAGGAAAAACGATCGAGTGGAATGCTCGATCCCTTAATCGCGTCTGCGGCGTGTAGCTTTGGAGCGAACTGCACCGCGCACCAAAATTAATCTCCCATCGGCACGATCACTATGGGTCGACGTTCGCGCTGAATTCGTTCGGCACAGCATACACGCGACTTTtttttatacaattacgaatgttttcctcttcttttctaCCCTTTCTGACGCTTTTATATTCTTCGTATATTTATTTGGAATGGATTGTAATCCGTTCGATGGCTGACTATCGGCTAACTATCGTGGCTGCCGCGAGTCACTCCGACGAGGATCGTGTTATGTGGCGCGGCGTGGACGGCGCGCCGCCAGACACACGGCTGTCTGGTTCGCACACGGGCGGGCAAAGAGTTCAAGAAAGGAGCGCGACAGTACGACGCGTGCAAACGCGAGACAGCATCACAGCCGACTGAGTGATGTTCCGCGGGTTGCGTTCAACAGCCCCTCCACTTATTCAGCCATCAACGACTCCCACCACCGGCCACGATTGTGGCCTTTGCCGAGCCTTTGGCCTTGAACTTGGTTTCAGCGACAGCCGCACGAGGCGTACCGCCGacctatatatactatatagcgagCGAATGTACACGGTGAGCGTAGCGGCCAGCAAGCACACTAAAAGAGAGGGTGTACGTGACTATGTATATACACGTATGTGTGCGCCTGTATACACGTCCACACACACCGCTCTAGGTGTAtgcttctttcttccttctctcTTTGTGTTGGTGTGTGAATGCGCGACAAAGAGCGGATTCTATTAGAgacagagtgagagagagatagagagatagagatagagagggagagagagaaagagagagagagaaagcagtGAGACACTCTCTCTCATGTGCGCAGATGCGAAGTTCCTTTGCTGGGGGTAAGCTACCCTCGACGACCTTGGGCAACCCCTTGGCTCGCTGGCTATTTGCCCTGTCACCAGCTGCCGTCGTTGGACTTATCTGTTCACGGACGATCGATGTCTCTCCCGCTATCATCGGATGTCACGTCCTTTCGATTCGACAAAATTAACTTCCTATGGCAATATCTCTTGGAATTTGATTTCTCTTTATCTGTTTACCGATCGATCTGTTTACGTCTGCGTGTCTTAAATTCATTCGATCGAAAGAGGTAGTTAACGTGCTTGTAATCTGTTCCGGTGACTACGAGGTCATATCACGATCACGATTCATAACGCGTGGCCCCTTAAGTCACGTACAAATTCCACCGCTAGACAGCTGCAGACACCGGCTCTAATATCATGACGGTATTCTACCCGGAGATCATTCGCGAACGTCTAACTGTATTTTTTTCCCCTCTGTCATTGACGTCGATCGCTATCTAGAGTGTATCATGTACGTCGAATATGATTAACTCCTGACCGCGTCGATTAACGCAAAATTCCAGGAACTGTATCACTGTCGAGCGACGACAAAATCGAGCGCAAGCACAGGAGCAGGTTCCTCGCCGAGCCTCCAGACGCAAATTGCCAGGCGGCCGAGTCGAGTCATATCTGTTTGGCGGGACTGTCTCGGACGAGCATGCGCTCGAACGCCAGGTGGCTCGACCGCGATAGGGGAAGTGGGGAGGAGGGAATGGCGCGCAGCCGTGGTGGGGGTAAGGCGATCGCGAAGGGGACGAAGTTCGCGAGGTCTCCGCATGGAGCGTAGCGCCACGCGACGGCGCGTTGTCGTTGCGAGACTCGTGGTAGGGGAAACTTCGACAAGGAGATCGAGTAAACCGCAGTAGGGGGAAGCGGGAGATGATCGTGATAGTGTACGCGACTGGTGAAGTAGTGGGGGCAACGTGGAAGGAGGTGGAAGGGTCACCGGGTACGTAGCGGCGAGTAGCGGTACTCTTTCTATAGACGCGGAGTCGCATGCAAGGCGAGCAATGCCCGACTATTGACCCCGCGGCACGATCCATGCTGCTATCAGCGGGAGACTCGCTTTTCAAACTTTGACTCCCTTTGTCTGAATAAACTATGTACTCGACGTTTAATCAGCTCGATCGTTATCATTCAGACGATTCTTAACGGAAGATTGTTAACGTTAGATGACGATTGAGAGTAACTTATCAGAAGCGCGA of the Bombus affinis isolate iyBomAffi1 chromosome 6, iyBomAffi1.2, whole genome shotgun sequence genome contains:
- the LOC126917888 gene encoding nuclear hormone receptor E75-like isoform X2, with amino-acid sequence MTVQEFKPRGSAAEEQQPSGDILSPSSEPLDNDKEQSAQVCYRGAPQDSENLLGRVLAEFDGTTVLCRVCGDKASGFHYGVHSCEGCKGFFRRSIQQKIQYRPCTKNQQCSILRINRNRCQYCRLKKCIAVGMSRDAVRFGRVPKREKARILAAMQQSSHSRSQEKAVAAELEDEQRLLATVVQAHLDTCDFTRDKVAPILVRARETPNYTACPPTLACPLNPNPQPLTGQQELLQDFSKRFSPAIRGVVEFAKRIPGFSLLAQDDQVTLLKAGVFEVLLVRLACMFDAQTNSMICLNGQVLKRESIHNSSNARFLMDSMFDFAERVNSLRLSDAELGLFCSVVVIAADRPGLRNTELVERMHNKLRNALQTVLAQNHPQHPDILRELLKKIPDLRTLNTLHSEKLLAFKMTEQQQQMQAQQQHQQQQQQTQHVINAQQPQQQHWPMEEEPPASWGSASDVTLDEAVKSPLGSVSSTESAEVASLTEYHHVAPPSGHHASSAPLLAATLAGGLCPHRRRANSGSTSSGDDELHRASLSKTPQPPQCPRFRKLDSPSDSGIESGTEKPDKPASSSASSAPTSVCSSPRSEDKEVEDMPVLKRVLQAPPLYDTNSLMDEAYKPHKKFRALRQKDSAEAEPAVIVQHTQSQLHLHLTSPPARSPSNQVQAQCPQTASLLSSTHSTLARSLMEGPRMTAEQLKRTDIIHNYIMRGEASPRSPTASPSPAEQCASTTTITARSPQGSQGLLQCATSSYSTTRWPATSVITTTTGARQQQQQQQQQQQQSSSDYLMVGNSPASSPRYLSAAATSSTSTSPRPASSTAATLVLSGCPSNMMELQVDIADSQQPLNLSKKSPSPSPRPLVGPCKALSLEA
- the LOC126917888 gene encoding nuclear hormone receptor E75-like isoform X5, which gives rise to MSPQTQMRGNHRNGGPTQQPPPATVVVSSTSSMRPPPPPPPPRARASNEGKGHHEEPTSSIPDLEFDGTTVLCRVCGDKASGFHYGVHSCEGCKGFFRRSIQQKIQYRPCTKNQQCSILRINRNRCQYCRLKKCIAVGMSRDAVRFGRVPKREKARILAAMQQSSHSRSQEKAVAAELEDEQRLLATVVQAHLDTCDFTRDKVAPILVRARETPNYTACPPTLACPLNPNPQPLTGQQELLQDFSKRFSPAIRGVVEFAKRIPGFSLLAQDDQVTLLKAGVFEVLLVRLACMFDAQTNSMICLNGQVLKRESIHNSSNARFLMDSMFDFAERVNSLRLSDAELGLFCSVVVIAADRPGLRNTELVERMHNKLRNALQTVLAQNHPQHPDILRELLKKIPDLRTLNTLHSEKLLAFKMTEQQQQMQAQQQHQQQQQQTQHVINAQQPQQQHWPMEEEPPASWGSASDVTLDEAVKSPLGSVSSTESAEVASLTEYHHVAPPSGHHASSAPLLAATLAGGLCPHRRRANSGSTSSGDDELHRASLSKTPQPPQCPRFRKLDSPSDSGIESGTEKPDKPASSSASSAPTSVCSSPRSEDKEVEDMPVLKRVLQAPPLYDTNSLMDEAYKPHKKFRALRQKDSAEAEPAVIVQHTQSQLHLHLTSPPARSPSNQVQAQCPQTASLLSSTHSTLARSLMEGPRMTAEQLKRTDIIHNYIMRGEASPRSPTASPSPAEQCASTTTITARSPQGSQGLLQCATSSYSTTRWPATSVITTTTGARQQQQQQQQQQQQSSSDYLMVGNSPASSPRYLSAAATSSTSTSPRPASSTAATLVLSGCPSNMMELQVDIADSQQPLNLSKKSPSPSPRPLVGPCKALSLEA
- the LOC126917888 gene encoding ecdysone-inducible protein E75-like isoform X1, which codes for MILTPDSSAQATMATSPAPESPISSMSSHGSRTSSVSRMSCVSQGMSSPYHVAQLPHHLSPNMPTMDSTVSSAKPEPELNIEFDGTTVLCRVCGDKASGFHYGVHSCEGCKGFFRRSIQQKIQYRPCTKNQQCSILRINRNRCQYCRLKKCIAVGMSRDAVRFGRVPKREKARILAAMQQSSHSRSQEKAVAAELEDEQRLLATVVQAHLDTCDFTRDKVAPILVRARETPNYTACPPTLACPLNPNPQPLTGQQELLQDFSKRFSPAIRGVVEFAKRIPGFSLLAQDDQVTLLKAGVFEVLLVRLACMFDAQTNSMICLNGQVLKRESIHNSSNARFLMDSMFDFAERVNSLRLSDAELGLFCSVVVIAADRPGLRNTELVERMHNKLRNALQTVLAQNHPQHPDILRELLKKIPDLRTLNTLHSEKLLAFKMTEQQQQMQAQQQHQQQQQQTQHVINAQQPQQQHWPMEEEPPASWGSASDVTLDEAVKSPLGSVSSTESAEVASLTEYHHVAPPSGHHASSAPLLAATLAGGLCPHRRRANSGSTSSGDDELHRASLSKTPQPPQCPRFRKLDSPSDSGIESGTEKPDKPASSSASSAPTSVCSSPRSEDKEVEDMPVLKRVLQAPPLYDTNSLMDEAYKPHKKFRALRQKDSAEAEPAVIVQHTQSQLHLHLTSPPARSPSNQVQAQCPQTASLLSSTHSTLARSLMEGPRMTAEQLKRTDIIHNYIMRGEASPRSPTASPSPAEQCASTTTITARSPQGSQGLLQCATSSYSTTRWPATSVITTTTGARQQQQQQQQQQQQSSSDYLMVGNSPASSPRYLSAAATSSTSTSPRPASSTAATLVLSGCPSNMMELQVDIADSQQPLNLSKKSPSPSPRPLVGPCKALSLEA
- the LOC126917888 gene encoding ecdysone-inducible protein E75-like isoform X4; translation: MGDELPILKGILNGVVNYHNAPVRFGRVPKREKARILAAMQQSSHSRSQEKAVAAELEDEQRLLATVVQAHLDTCDFTRDKVAPILVRARETPNYTACPPTLACPLNPNPQPLTGQQELLQDFSKRFSPAIRGVVEFAKRIPGFSLLAQDDQVTLLKAGVFEVLLVRLACMFDAQTNSMICLNGQVLKRESIHNSSNARFLMDSMFDFAERVNSLRLSDAELGLFCSVVVIAADRPGLRNTELVERMHNKLRNALQTVLAQNHPQHPDILRELLKKIPDLRTLNTLHSEKLLAFKMTEQQQQMQAQQQHQQQQQQTQHVINAQQPQQQHWPMEEEPPASWGSASDVTLDEAVKSPLGSVSSTESAEVASLTEYHHVAPPSGHHASSAPLLAATLAGGLCPHRRRANSGSTSSGDDELHRASLSKTPQPPQCPRFRKLDSPSDSGIESGTEKPDKPASSSASSAPTSVCSSPRSEDKEVEDMPVLKRVLQAPPLYDTNSLMDEAYKPHKKFRALRQKDSAEAEPAVIVQHTQSQLHLHLTSPPARSPSNQVQAQCPQTASLLSSTHSTLARSLMEGPRMTAEQLKRTDIIHNYIMRGEASPRSPTASPSPAEQCASTTTITARSPQGSQGLLQCATSSYSTTRWPATSVITTTTGARQQQQQQQQQQQQSSSDYLMVGNSPASSPRYLSAAATSSTSTSPRPASSTAATLVLSGCPSNMMELQVDIADSQQPLNLSKKSPSPSPRPLVGPCKALSLEA
- the LOC126917888 gene encoding nuclear hormone receptor E75-like isoform X3, with amino-acid sequence MSANVASDDPPEIGIVDHTMNNGGPLYPIEVCEATIAVNETQNPESRHQRVKEFDGTTVLCRVCGDKASGFHYGVHSCEGCKGFFRRSIQQKIQYRPCTKNQQCSILRINRNRCQYCRLKKCIAVGMSRDAVRFGRVPKREKARILAAMQQSSHSRSQEKAVAAELEDEQRLLATVVQAHLDTCDFTRDKVAPILVRARETPNYTACPPTLACPLNPNPQPLTGQQELLQDFSKRFSPAIRGVVEFAKRIPGFSLLAQDDQVTLLKAGVFEVLLVRLACMFDAQTNSMICLNGQVLKRESIHNSSNARFLMDSMFDFAERVNSLRLSDAELGLFCSVVVIAADRPGLRNTELVERMHNKLRNALQTVLAQNHPQHPDILRELLKKIPDLRTLNTLHSEKLLAFKMTEQQQQMQAQQQHQQQQQQTQHVINAQQPQQQHWPMEEEPPASWGSASDVTLDEAVKSPLGSVSSTESAEVASLTEYHHVAPPSGHHASSAPLLAATLAGGLCPHRRRANSGSTSSGDDELHRASLSKTPQPPQCPRFRKLDSPSDSGIESGTEKPDKPASSSASSAPTSVCSSPRSEDKEVEDMPVLKRVLQAPPLYDTNSLMDEAYKPHKKFRALRQKDSAEAEPAVIVQHTQSQLHLHLTSPPARSPSNQVQAQCPQTASLLSSTHSTLARSLMEGPRMTAEQLKRTDIIHNYIMRGEASPRSPTASPSPAEQCASTTTITARSPQGSQGLLQCATSSYSTTRWPATSVITTTTGARQQQQQQQQQQQQSSSDYLMVGNSPASSPRYLSAAATSSTSTSPRPASSTAATLVLSGCPSNMMELQVDIADSQQPLNLSKKSPSPSPRPLVGPCKALSLEA